The proteins below come from a single Roseofilum reptotaenium CS-1145 genomic window:
- a CDS encoding slr1659 superfamily regulator yields the protein MDFQQIDTKEYQVYYDPESTTIDFTGELSLNGASEYDPIKAFLEQIADSEPRHLTLNLKELSFLNSSGISLITKFVIGLRKKPKIQLTVKGSVDVPWQSKSLKNLQKFLPNLELIVE from the coding sequence ATGGATTTTCAGCAGATCGATACTAAGGAATATCAGGTTTATTATGATCCAGAATCAACGACGATTGATTTTACGGGTGAACTGAGTCTGAATGGAGCATCTGAATACGATCCGATTAAGGCTTTTTTGGAGCAAATAGCGGATTCTGAACCTCGCCATTTAACTTTAAATTTAAAAGAGTTGAGTTTTTTGAATAGTTCAGGAATCAGCTTGATTACTAAATTCGTGATTGGATTACGAAAAAAACCAAAGATTCAATTGACGGTGAAAGGTTCTGTGGATGTTCCTTGGCAAAGTAAATCGCTCAAGAACTTGCAAAAGTTTTTGCCTAACTTGGAGTTAATTGTGGAATGA
- a CDS encoding DUF6272 family protein: MEKILGDFIKEFPPEHDSLELTFTPSSQPQKKRWKNNRLSAYFLADYFSSFLPLDDDQRRVAESKASVSYIANELLENAIKFHDPSVNCKVMFGIHFIQQQDQSIVAAIFATNTVQSQTLISFEEFINQLLNADLEELYVDQVEKSLEEDSNASGLGLISMMKDYGATLGWKITDSRAGNDFVSITTMAKVKV, encoded by the coding sequence ATGGAAAAAATTTTAGGTGATTTTATTAAAGAATTTCCCCCAGAACATGATTCTTTAGAATTAACATTTACTCCCAGTTCACAACCGCAAAAAAAAAGATGGAAGAATAATCGATTATCAGCGTACTTTCTAGCTGACTATTTTTCCAGTTTTTTGCCTCTAGATGACGATCAGCGTCGAGTTGCAGAAAGTAAAGCATCTGTGAGCTATATTGCCAATGAACTGCTGGAAAATGCCATTAAATTTCACGATCCATCTGTGAACTGTAAGGTGATGTTTGGAATTCATTTTATTCAACAGCAAGACCAGAGTATTGTTGCGGCCATTTTTGCTACTAATACAGTTCAGTCCCAAACTCTGATCTCTTTTGAAGAGTTTATCAATCAATTGTTGAACGCAGACTTAGAAGAATTGTATGTTGATCAAGTAGAAAAAAGTCTTGAAGAGGATAGTAATGCATCAGGCTTGGGATTAATTAGTATGATGAAAGATTATGGAGCTACTCTAGGATGGAAAATAACAGATTCTCGTGCAGGGAATGATTTTGTCAGCATTACTACTATGGCTAAAGTCAAAGTTTAA